The DNA segment GGCTCTCGAAGGCTGAGCTGGCCCGCCGCATCGGGGTCAGCGACGCGGTCATCCGCCGCCTGTTCAGTGCAGACGACAGAAACCCCACCATGAAGACGATCATCGAGGTCGCCGACGCGCTGGGCCTCGAAGTCCGCGTCGGTCGGGCGGCCAAGACCCGCCGGGCCGGCTGACCTACTCGAGGATGCTGCGCGGCATCCGCGCCCGGTATTCCTCGCCCAGTGCCCGCACGCCCGCGTAGTCGGCCTTGGTGAAGGCGGTCTCGTTCGCCTTGCGCATGCCCGTCACCAGCACCACCGACGGGCCACCGAGACCGAGCGCCGCCCCGTCTCGCTCCAGCAGGCAGAAGACGCGGTAAAGCCAAGGGCCGTGCCGATCGCGCGCCTCGAACCAGCCTCGCATGTCGCCGTGCATCGCCTGCCATTGGAGGCCACCGGAAAACCGGGGTGGTGGTGCCTCGGCAACGGCCATGAGAACAGCCACGAGGTGGGCTCTCACGTCCGTCGGGCAGCTTCGCAGGAACTCTTGGGCCGGAGCGCTCCGCGTGCTGTCATCGGCGCGATGGCGACGGAAGTAGTGCACGGCCCAGGGTTCAGCGGGGAGCGGTCGCCGCTTGCCCGTCACCGTCGTTGCCGCACAGCTCCGGCCATCGGTTCGGCACGGAAGAGGGTGTCGAGTCGTTCGGCGATCTCGGCGTCGCGGCTCTCCAGCACGTGCTGGTAGCGGTACGCGGCGGCCGGTGACGCGTGGCCGAGGCGGGCCTGTACCTCCCGGATGGTGGCGCCCGACACCGTGGCCAGGGTCCCGGCGACGTGGCGGAGATCGTGGAATCGAAGCCTCTCCACCCCGGCCGCACGCAGAGCGGGCGACCAGTGGCGGTCCCGGAAGTTGCTCTGCCGAAGCGCGCCACCCTTCGGGCCGGGGAACACCAGCCCGTCGGGATCAGCCGGCACGAAGCGCCCCACGTGGGCCCGCAACTCCTCGATGAGCCCGGCGGGGAGGTGGACGACTCGGCGCCCGGCCGCCGACTTCGGCTCGCAGGTGAAGAGCTTGCCGCCGTGCAGCTCGACCACCTGCTCGGCGACGACCAGCGTTCCGTGGAGCAGGTCGAGGTTGCGCTGCCGAAGGCCGGCCAGCTCGCCCCACCGGCAGCCGGCATAGGCGGCGGTGAGCACGAGCGCGCGATAGCGCGGGTCGATGGTGGACGCGATGGCCGCCACCTGGTCCGGCGACACGATGCGCATCTCCGGCGACCGCTCCACGCCGGCGCCCTTCTCGACGCACGGGTTCCGGGCCACCACGTTGTCCACGACGGCCGTGGCCATCATGGACGACAGCAGGCGGTAGCCCTTGGCGATCGTGGTCGGTCCGGGGCGACCGGCGCGCAACAGCTCGGCTCGCCACGCCCGCACGCGCGCCGGCGTGAGCTCGGCGAGCTCGACGTCGCCGAGGGCGGGGAGGATAAGCCGGTCCAGCAAATAGGAGTAGAGCTCGGTCGTCTTGGGTGCGAGCTCCGCCTTGCCCTGCAGCCACTGGCCGGCGAAGGCGCGCAGCGCGACCCCGCCTGACCTCGGGTCCACCCATCGGCCCTGGGCCTGGTCGGTGATCATCGAGGCCAGCCAGCGGTCGGCCGCCGCCTTCGTGGTGAAGGTCGTGGGGGCGGAATGCAGCTCCCCGTCGTCACTGCGGATGCGGGCCTGGTAGCGCCCGGAGGGGAGCTTGCGGATGCTCCCGGCGGTGCGGCGTGCCCTGCGCTTCTGTGCCATGCGGACCTCCTGCGTGCCGCGCCGTGCCAGATCGTTATGGCACGCTTGTGGCACGAAGTCTACATTCCGAAGGAAAGACGAAATAAGAAATGGCCTCTGAACTGCCCTTTTCTGGCGCCCCCGGCAGGACTCGAACCTGCGACCCGCTGCTTAGAAGGCAGCCGCTCTACTCCGACTGAGCTACAGGGGCAAAATGTGGAACTGAGCAGCGGTCTTGCGCCGAAGCTCTCGCAACGACGCTTGCACAGCGCTCCCAGGACCCGACAACTTCGTCACCACGGATGCCCCCCGAATCGGCTCCGCTGGACGCCGTTTGGACTCGCAGAACGGTGGTGCATGCGAAGCGTCACTCCGCCAGCGTAACTGCGGGTGCGCCGCAGCCGCCCGCCGGCATCGCCCTCTTCGACCTCGACCGCACACTCCTTCCCGGCTCCAGTCTGGTGGAGCTGGGCAGGGCGCTCGCCGCGCAGCGCATGGTCAACCGGACAACCGTGGCGCTTCACGCCGTCAAGGCCGCCGTCTTCGCCCGCCGTGGCCTTCCGGACTCGGGCACCGACCGCCTGCGCAGGATCCTCCTGGCGGCGGCCGCCGACTTCGACCACGAGGAGCTGGCGAGCGTCGTGCGGGAGGTCGGTCCGCGCATCGCCTCGTCCAGCTTCCCGGCCGCCCGGTGGCTGATCGATCGCCACCGGGCGGCCCGCGACGTCTGCGTCGTGCTGTCGGCGAGTCCCCACGAGCTGGTCGAGCCGTCGGCTCGGCCCTTGGTGCGAACCACGGCATCGGGACTCGGACCGAGGTGGTGGGAGGGAAGCTCACCGCCGCCTGGAGGGTGCGTTCTGCCACGGCCCCGGCAAGCTCGATCGCGGATCCTATCTCCCGCTGCTCCGGGCGTGCGGCGGCCCTGTCGCTGTCAATCCCGACCGGAGACTTCGCGAGGCCGCGGCGTCGGCGGGCTGGCCGGTGCTCCGACTCAGGTAACGGCGCCTTTCGCGACGGGTAACAAGCCGGAAACGAATGCGTGGCACGGTAGGCGACGACAACCGAGAGTGAAGGCACCTAGGGTTCCGCGCCCTTGCGGGCGGCCTGGTCCGAGAGGTGCAGGCGGGCCGGGAACGGGCCGTTGCACGGAGGGACAAAAGCCCGGGAGATCTGACCAGATCGCCCGGGTTTCTTCGTTCTCGGGCGCAGGAGGCGACATGTCGCACGAGCACGTCGGACAGGAGCTGCACGACAACTACGGGCCAGAGGCGCGCAGGGCGGTTGCGGCGGAGGCCGCCCTTCCGACCACGGGGTGGGAGCGAGAGGTGGCCCGCGGACTGGAGATGGGCCTGCTGGGCGCCGACTCCATCGTCGACCGCACCATCCCCACCTTCAGCCGGGGCGAGCTGCCCCACTACGCCGGGATCAACACGTTCCTCAAGCAGCCGTACGTGGAGGACGTCCACAGGTGCGGCGACTACGACGTGGCCGTCCTGGGCGCCCCCCACGACTCGGGCACCACGTACCGCCCGGGAACCCGCTTCGGCCCTCAGGGCATGCGCCGCATCTCCGCCCTCTACGGCCCGTACTCGTTCGAGCTCGGAGTCGACCTGCGCGAGTCGATCACCATGTGCGACCTCGGCGACGTGTTCACCATCCCGGGGAACATCGAGAAGACGTTCGACCAGATCTCCAAGGCGGTCTCCCACGTGTTCGCCTCGGGCGCCTTCCCCGTGGTGCTGGGCGGCGACCACTCCATCGGGTACCCCACGGTGCGGGGCGTGGCCGAGCACCTCACCGGCAACCTTGGGATCATCCACTTCGACCGCCACGTCGACACCCAGGAGACCGACCTCGACGAGCGGATGCACACCACGCCGTGGTTCCACGCGACCGACCTGCCCAACGTGCCCGCCACAAACCTGGTGCAGGTGGGCATCGGCGGCTGGCAGGCGCCCCGGCCCGGCGTGAAGGTCGGCC comes from the Acidimicrobiales bacterium genome and includes:
- a CDS encoding agmatinase family protein, producing the protein MSHEHVGQELHDNYGPEARRAVAAEAALPTTGWEREVARGLEMGLLGADSIVDRTIPTFSRGELPHYAGINTFLKQPYVEDVHRCGDYDVAVLGAPHDSGTTYRPGTRFGPQGMRRISALYGPYSFELGVDLRESITMCDLGDVFTIPGNIEKTFDQISKAVSHVFASGAFPVVLGGDHSIGYPTVRGVAEHLTGNLGIIHFDRHVDTQETDLDERMHTTPWFHATDLPNVPATNLVQVGIGGWQAPRPGVKVGRERGTTIMTVTDCVEMGIDAAAERALEVAWDGAEAVWLSFDVDCLDAAFVPGTGWPEPGGFLPREVLTFIQLVAERPLAGIEIVECSPPYDNADITSLIGTRVICDTLGCLVRAGHLPRRQS
- a CDS encoding helix-turn-helix transcriptional regulator, with product MATGRATAFDRDFERDMDDPVFRESYERARSRIDAIDRVINDLDAVRERQGLSKAELARRIGVSDAVIRRLFSADDRNPTMKTIIEVADALGLEVRVGRAAKTRRAG
- a CDS encoding tyrosine-type recombinase/integrase, whose protein sequence is MAQKRRARRTAGSIRKLPSGRYQARIRSDDGELHSAPTTFTTKAAADRWLASMITDQAQGRWVDPRSGGVALRAFAGQWLQGKAELAPKTTELYSYLLDRLILPALGDVELAELTPARVRAWRAELLRAGRPGPTTIAKGYRLLSSMMATAVVDNVVARNPCVEKGAGVERSPEMRIVSPDQVAAIASTIDPRYRALVLTAAYAGCRWGELAGLRQRNLDLLHGTLVVAEQVVELHGGKLFTCEPKSAAGRRVVHLPAGLIEELRAHVGRFVPADPDGLVFPGPKGGALRQSNFRDRHWSPALRAAGVERLRFHDLRHVAGTLATVSGATIREVQARLGHASPAAAYRYQHVLESRDAEIAERLDTLFRAEPMAGAVRQRR